Proteins encoded in a region of the Cydia splendana chromosome 19, ilCydSple1.2, whole genome shotgun sequence genome:
- the LOC134800294 gene encoding uncharacterized protein LOC134800294 produces MVSLSKKPAKSPVFLLSVATGGCFGVLTVFLIVQGSCVFIWSLLHIKIIYCGPLKDWPSGLAIEVPLRKKFFRRTTPSPEPARSRTPILVQHDEILSAAETLAALSSAPPSPGLDQGAISHILSAAETLAALSSNPPSPLLDKEASWPSLPRDFELFDTAVASRVVSPALSLVSNAPSPIVNIEVDTVQTSALRTVRLPKRREESPSYQSPAVCRGPPRPLKDSEIENVLFYGKYLL; encoded by the exons ATGG TGTCCCTAAGTAAAAAACCCGCGAAATCGCCAGTGTTCTTACTAAGCGTTGCAACAGGTGGATGTTTTGGCGTTTTAACTGTATTTTTAATAGTACAAGGAAGTTGTGTATTTATTTGGAGCCTTCTGCATATTAAAAT CATTTATTGTGGCCCTCTTAAAGACTGGCCAAGTGGCTTGGCCATCGAAGTTCCTTTACGGAAAAA ATTTTTTAGGAGGACGACACCGAGTCCCGAACCCGCACGTTCAAGAACTCCCATACTAGTACAGCATGATGAAAT ACTATCTGCAGCTGAAACATTAGCAGCGCTGAGTTCAGCCCCGCCATCGCCTGGTTTAGACCAAGGAGCCATATCCCATATATTATCGGCAGCTGAAACATTAGCAGCTCTGAGTTCAAATCCGCCGTCGCCTCTTTTAGACAAAGAAGCCAGCTGGCCCTCGTTGCCCCGTGATTTTGA ATTGTTTGATACTGCAGTTGCATCACGAGTCGTTTCACCTGCACTTTCATTAGTTTCAAACGCACCTTCTCCAATAGT aaatatTGAAGTCGACACGGTTCAGACATCTGCCCTTAGAACAGTGCGCCTTCCCAAACGCAGAGAGGAATCTCCTTCCTATCA ATCTCCTGCAGTTTGTCGTGGCCCTCCTCGTCCATTAAAGGACTCAGAAATAGAAAATGTCCTTTTCTATGgcaagtacctactttaa